A region from the Pelotomaculum isophthalicicum JI genome encodes:
- a CDS encoding RNA-binding protein — protein sequence MQVENKESLLNLARNADERLFAARCLDYVHAVVKAKKAVVLTGFLDPGQVGLLEDICRGYGEVRALLWGGYPEAERRRALVVAKDNQWYEEDYKVEILQVVPLKTDSLPGHRDYLGSLMGLGINRDKIGDIVRQDKGVAVFAAKEILAFLSQNLNKVGRYPVTVQLLDGANFEFSAPVLIEKVVTTASPRLDALVGKAFNLSRTDSTLLVQQGKVFQNWRQQVNPSKLVVEGDVISCRGRGRFRVLKSAGMTKKAREKFILGFDPEYK from the coding sequence ATGCAGGTTGAAAATAAAGAATCATTGCTTAATTTAGCCAGAAACGCGGACGAAAGACTCTTTGCCGCGCGGTGCCTTGACTATGTCCACGCGGTGGTGAAAGCAAAAAAGGCTGTTGTGCTTACGGGGTTCCTTGATCCCGGTCAGGTGGGCCTGCTGGAGGATATTTGCCGCGGATACGGGGAGGTCAGGGCGCTGCTCTGGGGCGGATACCCGGAGGCTGAGCGGCGCAGGGCGCTGGTAGTGGCTAAAGACAATCAATGGTATGAAGAGGACTACAAGGTGGAGATTTTACAGGTAGTACCATTGAAGACGGACAGTCTGCCCGGCCATCGTGATTACCTGGGTTCTCTGATGGGGCTGGGGATCAACAGGGATAAAATAGGGGATATCGTCCGGCAGGATAAAGGTGTGGCTGTTTTTGCCGCCAAAGAAATATTGGCTTTTCTAAGCCAAAACCTGAATAAAGTTGGCCGGTATCCGGTAACAGTACAACTATTGGATGGAGCAAATTTTGAATTCAGTGCGCCGGTGTTAATTGAGAAAGTGGTTACCACCGCCTCTCCGCGCCTTGACGCTTTGGTGGGCAAGGCTTTTAACTTGTCAAGAACTGATTCAACACTACTAGTTCAACAGGGGAAGGTTTTTCAAAACTGGCGCCAGCAGGTCAACCCGTCAAAATTGGTTGTCGAGGGCGATGTGATCTCTTGCAGGGGGCGCGGGAGGTTCCGGGTGCTTAAAAGTGCGGGTATGACCAAAAAAGCGCGTGAAAAATTTATTTTGGGATTCGATCCCGAATACAAATGA